TTTGACGATCAAGTTAATAAAACAAATACTTTCTTTTGTCCTTATCCTATTAGTGAAATTTTTTCACAAAAAGCAAGAGTAAGAAAAGAATTAAAAAATATTATTTTTCTTGGTGGCTCTCAAGGAGCTAAATTTATAAATGATCTTGCTTTAGAAAATGCCTTATACTTTAAAGAAAAAGGTATAAATATCATTCATCAATGTGGTAAAAATGATTATGAAAGATGTAAAAAAGCTTATAAAGATTTAAATGTCAATGTAGAGCTTTTTGACTTTGATAAAAACATTATAGATAAAATTTCTAAAGCAGATTTAGCTATATCAAGATCAGGTGCAAGTAGTCTTTTTGAGCTTAGTGCAAATTTACTTCCTTGTGTTTTCATTCCTTATCCATATGCGGCTAAAAATCATCAGTATTTTAATGCTTTGTATTTAAAAGAGCGTAATTTATGTGAAATTTTAACTCAAGAAGAAAAACATAAATTTTTAAACTTAGTGGAAAATTTCTCACTAGAAGAAAAATCTTTAGCCTTGCAAGAATTAAAAAGTGAAAATGGTGCAGATTTTATGATAGAAAAAGCAAAACAAATGGGGTTTATTTAAATAGAATACTCCCTAAACGCACCATATTTGAGCCACATTTTATAGCTAGCTCAAAATCCCCACTCATACCCATAGAGCAAATTTTTGCCCCGTGTTTTTGTAAATTTTCATAGATTTTAAAAGTTTGCTCAAAGCTTTCTTGAACTTTTTCCTCATCCATAGAACCTATACACATAATGCCTACTAGATTTAAATTTTTACACTCTTCTTGTATTTGCAAATACTCTTCTATGGCCTTATTTTGTTCTATGCCACTTTTAGAACTTTCATTAGCAGTATTAATTTCTAATAAAGCATCTAATTTATAATCAAGTCTTTTATCTACAGCTTTGGCGATTTTTAAGCCATTGCAAGATTGCCAAAGTAATGGGTTTTGTTTGATTAAAAGATTAATTTTATTACTTTGAAGATTACCTATAAAATGCCATTTGATTTCTAAATCTTGAAGTTTTTCTTTTTTTAAAGCCAAAGCTTGGACTTGATTTTCTCCAAACTCTATAACACCTTGTTTAAAAAGCTCTCGAATTTGTTCATCTTGAACATACTTGCTAGCTGCTACTAAACGCACATTTTGTTTTATGGTTTTTTCAAAAATACTTTCTAAATTCATCTTTTCCTACATCAATTCATATAATTTTTTACGCTCACTTGAGCTTCCTATACCAAGTTGCATACGATATTTAGTGATAGTTCTACGCCCTAGTTGTACACTTGGGAATTCTTTTTGAGTGAGTTCAAGAATTTTTAAATCACTCAAAGGCTTTTTGGGATTTTCTTTTTTAATTAAGTTACTAAGAAAATCTTTAATTGTTGCATTAGAAGTTTCACCATCATCAACTGCGGTGGTAAAGAAAGATTTTAAAGGTATTAAGCCTCTATCACAACTTAAGTATTTGTTTGCAATTGCTCTTGAGATAGTTGAAGCATTTCTTTCAAGATCTTGTGCTAAATCTTTAAGCTGCATGGGTTTGATATCCCCGCCCATGAAAAAATCATATTGATATTCTATAATCATAAGTCCTAGTTTATAAAGGGTAGCTTTACGCATGGCTAGTGCATCGATTAAATTTTTAGCATCTTTCAAATAAGCGCTTAAAAACTCATGATCTAAACCATCTGTTTCAAAAGCAATTTCAGGGTAATAATCATCATTGATTTTAATTTTAATTTCACCATTTTCTTGATAAATAAATATATCAGGAATGATTTCCATACTCTCTTCAAAATACTCCAAAAAAGGCGGAATGGAGATTTTTTTAATTATCGCTATAGCCTTTTTATACAAAGGATCTTTGATAAAATCTTTTGCATTTTCTAAATTTAAAATTAGCATTTTACAAAATTCATAAAGCTCATCATCTAAGTCAAAATGCTCTAATGCAAAAATAAAAGCTTCTTGATTATCTTTTGCCCCTACCCCAACGGGATCAAGGTATTTAAATCTTTGTCTGATTTTTTCTACTTCTAAAGGATCAAATTCACCTAAAATTTCCTCATCATACTCAAAATAACCTTCATGGTTTAAACATTCTATGATTTTTTCAGCAATGGTTTGGGATTTTTTAGTAGGAAAAAATGGTGGTATGATTTGCTCGCTTAAAAGTTCATATACATTTTTTACTTCCAAGCTTTTTGCGTCAATCATTTGCGTGGTGGTATTTTTACTAAAATATTCTTGATAATATTTGTTTTGATTGCTTGTAATACTTGAGTTTTCTTTGATCTCTATAAAAGGATTTTCTTTAGCAAATTCATCTAAGCTTTCTTTTAGATCTTCAATATTAGCTTGCAATATAGGAAGCCAAGATCTTAAGGTTTGCGATAGTTTTGCTTTTTGTGTTATAGAGGTTTTTTGTTTAAGCATTATTCAAGTCTAAACTCACTTCCAAGATAGTATTTTTTAACATCTTCATTATGTGCAATTTCATTAGCATTGCCACTAGCTAGCAACCTTCCGCTTTTAATTACATAAGCTCTATCGCAAATTGCTAGAGTTTCTCTTACATTATGATCAGTGATTAAAACACCTATATTCATAGCTTTTAAGTCATTAATCAAGCTTTGAATTTCACTCACTGCGATAGGATCAACCCCGGCAAATGGTTCATCAAGAAGTAAAAATTTAGGATCACACATAAGTGATCTTGCTATCTCACAACGCCTTCTTTCACCCCCGCTTAAACTCATACCTTTTCTATGTCTAATAGGTTCTATGCT
This genomic stretch from Campylobacter lari subsp. concheus harbors:
- a CDS encoding RNA polymerase factor sigma-54 produces the protein MLKQKTSITQKAKLSQTLRSWLPILQANIEDLKESLDEFAKENPFIEIKENSSITSNQNKYYQEYFSKNTTTQMIDAKSLEVKNVYELLSEQIIPPFFPTKKSQTIAEKIIECLNHEGYFEYDEEILGEFDPLEVEKIRQRFKYLDPVGVGAKDNQEAFIFALEHFDLDDELYEFCKMLILNLENAKDFIKDPLYKKAIAIIKKISIPPFLEYFEESMEIIPDIFIYQENGEIKIKINDDYYPEIAFETDGLDHEFLSAYLKDAKNLIDALAMRKATLYKLGLMIIEYQYDFFMGGDIKPMQLKDLAQDLERNASTISRAIANKYLSCDRGLIPLKSFFTTAVDDGETSNATIKDFLSNLIKKENPKKPLSDLKILELTQKEFPSVQLGRRTITKYRMQLGIGSSSERKKLYELM
- a CDS encoding UDP-N-acetylglucosamine--N-acetylmuramyl-(pentapeptide) pyrophosphoryl-undecaprenol N-acetylglucosamine transferase translates to MIAITGGGTGGHLAIARCLLQSAKKQDIECIYIGSENGQDRLWFENENSFYKKYFLSSQGVVNKKGLAKIQSFLHIIKLARKTKQILKEHNIKAVFSVGGYSSAPGAFGALMANIPLLIHEQNSKMGSLNSLLKPFSKAFFTAFDDQVNKTNTFFCPYPISEIFSQKARVRKELKNIIFLGGSQGAKFINDLALENALYFKEKGINIIHQCGKNDYERCKKAYKDLNVNVELFDFDKNIIDKISKADLAISRSGASSLFELSANLLPCVFIPYPYAAKNHQYFNALYLKERNLCEILTQEEKHKFLNLVENFSLEEKSLALQELKSENGADFMIEKAKQMGFI
- a CDS encoding YggS family pyridoxal phosphate-dependent enzyme, which produces MNLESIFEKTIKQNVRLVAASKYVQDEQIRELFKQGVIEFGENQVQALALKKEKLQDLEIKWHFIGNLQSNKINLLIKQNPLLWQSCNGLKIAKAVDKRLDYKLDALLEINTANESSKSGIEQNKAIEEYLQIQEECKNLNLVGIMCIGSMDEEKVQESFEQTFKIYENLQKHGAKICSMGMSGDFELAIKCGSNMVRLGSILFK